A region of Gracilinanus agilis isolate LMUSP501 chromosome 3, AgileGrace, whole genome shotgun sequence DNA encodes the following proteins:
- the ARL5A gene encoding ADP-ribosylation factor-like protein 5A: MGILFTRIWRLFNHQEHKVIIVGLDNAGKTTILYQFSMNEVVHTSPTIGSNVEEIVVNNTRFLMWDIGGQESLRSSWNTYYTNTEFVIVVVDSTDRERISVTREELYKMLAHEDLRKAGLLIFANKQDVKECMTVAEISQFLKLTSIKDHQWHIQACCALTGEGLCQGLEWMMSRLKIR; this comes from the exons AACACAAAGTTATCATTGTTGGTCTGGATAATGCAGGGAAAACCACCATTCTTTACCAATT TTCTATGAATGAAGTTGTACATACATCCCCTACTATAGGAAGTAATGTTGAAGAAATAGTAGTTAATAATACACGTTTCCTAATGTGGGATATTGGCGGCCAAGAATCTCTTCGTTCTTCATGGAACACTTACTATACTAACACTGAG tttGTCATAGTTGTTGTGGACAGTACAGACCGAGAGAGGATTTCTGTAACTAGAGAAGAACTCTATAAAATGTTAGCACATGAA GATCTAAGAAAAGCTGGATTGCTGATTTTTGCTAACAAACAAGATGTTAAAGAATGCATGACTGTAGCTGAAATTTCCCAGTTTTTGAAGCTCACTTCAATTAAAGATCACCAGTGGCATATCCAGGCGTGCTGTGCTCTCACTGGTGAGGG attGTGCCAAGGACTTGAATGGATGATGTCACGACTtaagattagatga